The Spirosoma sp. SC4-14 DNA window AGTTCATACCGCAGGTAATCGAGGTTACCCAGATCCGTATGAATCATCAGATTCAGCAGCCGGGCCTGGTTATACCAAAGCTGACTTTGCAAAGCCGTACGGCCTGCGGTGGCGCGGTCGTTTAATACTGCATTGACGTGTTTGAGGGCCAGCGTTGGTTGCCCGCCATCGCGATAGGTTCGGGCAACACTCAGCCGAACCAGTGCAACCACGTTGGCTGGTAATCCGGGCAACTCTCGTTCCAGAGTAGAAGCTACGGTTCGAACGAGTGCAACAGCATCGGCGGTTTGGCTGGTATCGTTGAGCCGGGCAAGTCGATGAATAAATGTCAGATAGCGCGCCAGGAGCGAGAGTCCTTCCGGCAGGGCGGTCAGGGTTGCCAGTCGATCCAGAAAATAATCCATGTCGTCGTAGCGCTGCAACCCACGCAGGTCGGTCAGAATACCGTCCAGTAGATGAATGTAATAAATAGGCGTATCGGTCCAAAGATCCTGATGTCGCTGAAACAGCTCGTGTAAATCATAAAAAGCGCGCAGGCTTCCTTCAGCATCGTTGGTCATCAGAAAAAAAACCGACTGAAAATGCAGGTGAAGCCGCTGCGCTTCGAACGAGTTTTTTTGTGGGTTTCGGGCGATGATCTGATGTTCTTCGAGCAGCAAATCATTCAGCCGGGTTTGTTCGTTCATGCTCCGCACCAGGCCATTTTTCCAGTACCGACAGAGCAAAATTTCGTACAGAGCCGAATGTTGATGGCTCGTTTGTTCGCGCTGCATCACGGTTTGCCACTGCTGCTGTTTGCGAAGAAGCTGGGTTTCGTCGAGCGTCGAAAATTGTGTTCGCACCAGTTGCTGGAGTTCCAGTCGGGCAGCCATCAGGTAATAGAGGTGCTTTTCGGTCCGCATGGCGAGCTTCTTGATTTTTTCAAGCTGATCGAAGCCTAGCTCGGTTAGTCCCTTTGCAAACAAAATCCGGGCATCCTGCATGAGCGATGCCAGTTTATTTTCGGTTGTTTTTTCACATTCATACAACCGCAGGGCTTTCATCAACACCCGATACAGGTGTTTTCGAACCGGCTCCACCGATGAGCCTGGAAACTGTTTCTCCAGCACTTCATATAGGGCGCCACCACCCTCCAACTGGTTTTCCAGCAGATTGAACAGGGTCAGATACGCTTTATCGCCTTCCTGTAAACTGCATACCAGCTTAAAATAGCGTTTCTCCGATTTTGTAAGTGTCTGAACGAGCGTATGGAGCTGATCAATTGAAAACATAGGATTAGGTAGGGTTATCTGTTAATCGAAACCAACAGCAGCCTAAAAGCCGATTAGGTTAGAACAGAACAGGATCAATAAGTGTCAGCAACAATTTTTATCTGCAACAGCCTTGTCTGAAAACCATTTACATTTGGGCTTGCAATATACCTTTTGCTGGATAAATTTGTACCTACCCCTTACAAAACTTCTCTCGAATGCCTAGTCAGATTCTGGTGGTTGGCAGCTCAAACACCGATATGGTCGTAAAGGCCGATAAACTGCCCGCACCGGGCGAAACCGTTATTGGTGGCACTTTCCTGATGAATCCCGGAGGCAAAGGTGCCAATCAGGCTGTTGCCATTGCCCGGCTCATCGAACCCTTGGCAGGTGGGTCAATTACGTTTGTTGCGAAAGTTGGCAATGACATTTTTGGCCGACAGGCACTCAGCGGCTTCGAACGCGAAGGCATCAACACAAGCTATATACTGACTGATGCAGATAATCCATCGGGCGTGGCGCTGATCAATGTTGATGCGTCGGGCGAAAACTGCATTACGGTTGCTCCGGGCTCAAACGCCAATTTGCAACCCATCGAAACCGAAGCCGCCCTCCAGGCTGCCAACTCCGATGCGCTGGTGCTACTCCAGCTCGAAATTCCGCTACCAACAGTTGAATACGTCATTCGAAAAGCAGCCGAACGTGGTTTGCGGGTTATTCTGAACCCTGCTCCGGCCCAACCCTTACCCGCCGATCTATTCTCGAACCTGTTTCTGATTACGCCCAACGAAACCGAAGCCGAACTTCTCACCGGCATTCGCGTGACAGATTTACCGACGGCTCAGCAGGCAGCCCAGAAGTTCCATGATATGGGTGTTATGAATGTAGTTATTACGCTGGGGTCGAAAGGTGCTTACCTTCATACGTCTGAAAACCGGGGGCAGTTAATCGACGCTCCGCTTGTTAAAGCCATCGACACCACAGCCGCTGGCGACTGCTTCAACGGCGCCCTGACCGTGGCGCTATCGGAAGGAAAAACCTTACCCGATGCCGTTGCCTTTGCCTGCCAAGCGGCTTCCATCTCGGTTACCCGAATGGGCGCGCAAGCCTCTGTACCCTATCGCAACGAGTTTTAAGCGGTTTATGGTAGTTAGTTTACGTTTCCGGTGTTCCATACATCCCTCAATAGCAAAGCAACCGTAAACCCAAAACCGATTACCGTAAACCGAATACCAAAAACCTTTTTAACCATGAAAAAAATACTACTTCCAATTGTCGCCGTTGCTTTTTTATCGGCCACTCCTGTTGCCGTTCTGCCCAAAAAAGGGCCTGCGCCTAAATCCATTACGATGGCGAAGGCAGCTATTCAGGATAAAATTAAAGGTGGCTGGGCCGGTCAGTTGATTGGCTGTACGTTTGGCGGACCCACGGAATTCCAATTTACGGGTACCATGCTCAACGACTACCAGCCCATACCGTGGTACGATGGATATATGAAGCATACGATGCTGAACAATCCGGGTCTGTACGACGACATTTATATGGACCTGACATTTGTAGATGTGTTTGAACGCAAAGGGCTCGATGCCCCAGTGGAGGAACATGCCAAAGCCTATGCTAATGCAGGCTATATGCTCTGGCACGCCAATCAGGCCGGTCGCTATAATATCCTCAATGGCATGAACGCTCCGGAGTCGGGGCACTGGCTCAACAACCCCCATGCCGACGATATCGACTTCCAGATTGAAGCCGATTTTTCGGGACTAATGGCTCCCGGTATGCCCAATACGGCGGTGCAGATTGGTGACCCTATTGGCCATATCATGAACTACGGCGACGGCTGGTATGGTGGCGCATTTGTGGGAGCCATGTATTCGCTGGCCTTTGTGTCTGGCGACGTCAATTATATCGTAAAAGAAGCCCTCAAGACCATTCCTGCACAGAGTACGTTTTATCAGTGTATTGCCGACGTAATTAAATGGCACGACCAGTTCCCGAACGACTGGAAACGCAACTGGTTCGAGATTCAGCGAAAATGGTCGGACGAAGTAGGTTGCCCCGAAGGTGTGTTCCGATCGTTTAACATCGACGCAAAAATCAATTCGGCCTACATCGTTCTTGGCCTGCTCTACGGTGGTGGCGATTTCACCAAAACAATGGAAATCAGCACACGTGCGGGGCAGGATTCCGACTGTAATCCGGCGTCGGCAGGGGGAATTCTGGGGACCATGCTCGGATATGACAAAATTCCGGCCTACTGGAAACAGGGGTTGAAAGAAGCCGAAGACATTGATTTTAAATACACCACCATGTCGCTGAACGATGTCTATGCAATGGGTATGAAACACGCCTTGCAGGTGGTAGAACGCAACGGTGGCAAAATCAACGGCGACCAGGTAACCATTGCCCTGCAAACACCCAAAACAGTTCGGTTCGAGCAGGCTTTTACGGGGCATTATCCCGTATTGGTACAGCACATTCGGAAAGACTTGACCAATGAATTTACTGCCGATTTCGACGGTATTGGTTTTGTTATTAAAGGCGAAGCAAAGCCAAAAAATCGCAGTTCGTGGGGATACGAAAGTAATTTCTCCTTCAATGCAGAGCTTTATGTCGACGGCAGGAAACTGGAAACGGCCAACTTACCCGTCGATTTCACCCACCGCCGGTATGATCTGTTCTGGAAATACCAACTTCCCAAAGGCAAACATACGGTTCGTATCAAACTCCTGAACCCCGACCCCGACCATATCGTATCGCTGACCGATTTACTGGTTTATAGCGACCAGCCCGTGAAATCAAAATTATAACGAAGAACCAAGAGACTATGTAACGCCCTTCTGTCGACAGAAGGGCGTTGCTTTTTTACTCGTCCGATTGTATTGCGGATGCGTGAGGCCCGTTTCTATGCTGCGAAAAGAAATGCATCAGTCATTCAATCTTAGGCACCACAGAACAAACCAGACCCGGCAGCAAACAAACGAAGCACTTCGACGCCAGGCCATAAGTATTTACCACAAATCATAAACATCCGCAATTACTCATTTTCTCTTTTGTTAAATTTACCGGATAACCGGAACGATGCCCCCCCGGAAGCTGTGCCATTTCGTAGTATACTCTACCTGCATGAATCACTTTTTACTCTTCGTTTTTAGCCTGATGTTAGTCTTTCCATCGGCTTGGGCGCAATCTCCCCCACCGGCCCCCTATCCAAACCCGGAAGCAGCTCTTCAGCTTTATGAAAGCACGCTGAGCCGGTTACATCAGGACTATAAAAACCAGCGTCCCCTCCCCGACCTGAAGTTTTTTTTGTTTGGCATGGGCAATCGCACCAAATATATCTACCGAAACGGGCGGCTCATTAATGCCCTGACCGATAATATTGAAGAACAATGGCATGTTGCCAGCGAAATTATCGTTCCTTCTGAATATCTCGTGCATCTAAAGCTGGAAAACGGTGGGCTTGTACAAATTCGCGAAGACGAAACTGGTGTCTGGATCTTGCAAACAAACCCGGCCAGGAAGAAAACGCCCGCCCGAACGTTGCGCCCCCGGCGGGTTCGGGATACTAAAAGTACATTAACATTGCCTCGGTTCGCCGAGCATACGTTCGGACCGGTGCTTCGGGTGTTGCATCACGAGGTCCTGATTAATGTTTCAAGCGGTACCGACGAGCTAATCCGTCCGGTACCCAATATTCTGACTTATATTAAGCCCCGCTATCGCGATGCGGCATCAATGGCAATGGTTTTGCGGGAAACTGGCAATCTGGAACTGATCAGAAACTGGATTTTAGCCCTCCGCGATCCGTTCGATCGCCATAATCATGGCATCAATGATGCCGACAATCTGGGTCAGGTCCTCTTTCTGGTATCGTTGGTATCCGACCAGAATCATCCGGTTGTACAAATGGCACGGGATTCGATAAGCCGGTTTCAAAAAGATACGTATATCCTCGGAAAAACCAATGGTTCCGAACACCCGGTTTATCAGACTAAATGGCTCAAATACGGGTTAAAATCCCTTGGTCTGCCCGATCCATACATCATTCCGAAGCAGTATGACAGCTTCTCGACGGTGTTCTGGCAGGACTATACCGATGCCAACATTCCAGGACAACCGTTCGATGCGAAAACGAGCCAGAATTACCCCTATCTGGTTTGGGCTCAGGATCATTTCTACACTCGCACAGGTAGCCCCCAAAACCACGGAATGCTAGGCAACATCGATTATCCACTCAGTTGGGAACAGAACGCCAGCGGTGTGCATTATCCCGGCCTGACCGTACTGGATAAAGACCTGGTCAAACAAAAACTAACATTTCCGCACGGCTGGCACGCTGCCGAAATGTTCCTACAATTACAAGAGGCAATGCCTATGGCTACTTATCCCAAAAAATGATGCCCGTTCGGGTAATCCAGGCGTGGGTTGTCGACTCATATGTATCGATCTGATCGCCACCCCCGTTCAGCCGTGGATCGTTTTCGTCTTTCATCCAGGTATTCAGGCGACTCTGCAAGTCCTTCCGGATCTGCGCATACTGAGGATTACTGACCTGATTATGCAGGTTATACGGATCGTCTTTAAGAATATACAACTCTTCGGCCGGGCGTTTGTCGAAACCAAGCGCAAACAAGGGCTTTATGGCAACATCGTTCCGGTGGTCCATCATGTAGATTTTAGTTGGCCCTCCATCCACATCGCCATATACAGAGGGAGTTCCGGGAATGGTTTCATCGCCGGCGGGCATCCGGTCGGGCCGGAAATTGCGGATATAGAGGTAGTCACTGGTGCGGATGGCACGCATGGGGTAGCCTGCTCCATAATCGAACTCAGCCCGGCACAGGCAGTGGCGTTCGCGTTCGAGAAATACCTCGGATCGGTGAACAGCTTTCTCGCCCGTCAGCACCGGCACCAGACTAATACCATCCGTTTCGGGCCGTTGTTTCACGCCAGCCCAGTCTAAAAATGTTGGCATCAGGTCCAACAGATTCACAAACGAATCGTTCCGTTTCGGCTGCGATTCATTTCCCGAAAAACGACTGATAATCATTGGCACCCGCGTACCATAATCGTATAGATTTGCTTTGGCATGGGGAAATGGCATCCCATTATCGGACGTAACCACAATGATGGTGTTGTCGAGCTGCCCAGCGTCTTCCAGGGTCTTGAGTAAATCGCCGATTTCGCGATCAAATCGTTCTACTTCCGACAAATAATCAGCCACGTCGCCACGCACTTCGGGCACATCGGGCAGAAACGCAGGCAGTCTTATTTTTTGGGGATCGATGCCCGTTTGTTTACCCGCGTTGAGGTCGAACGGGCGGTGTGGGTCATTGGTACCGAACCAGAAAAAGAAAGGTTTACCCGCTGGCAACTGATCTAAAAACGGTTTAAATCCCAGCTTGGCCGAGTCGCCTGCCGGATTTTTGGTATAACCCATTTTCAGAAAATCGCCGGGTGCCCAACCTTTCCGGTCAAAAGCTACCGAATAGCCTTCTTTTTCGAGAATCTGCACATAAGTTGGAATGTCGTGCATCAACCGACCGCATAAATTAACCCCCTCGCCCAGATTGTGCGGATAACGGCCAGTCAGGATAGCGGCCCGCGATGGAGTGCAGGACGGCGACGAACAATAAGCGTTGCTAAAAACGGTTCCATGTTCTGCCAACCGGTCAAAATTTGGCGTTTTTATGGTTGTATCGCCATAGATACCTGCGTATGGATAGCTCCAGTCGTCGGCCAGAACAAACAGAATATTCGGGCGTTTTGCCTCTTCTTTCTTACACGAGAAAAGTCCGGCAGTGGCTAGCAGCAGCAGGCCCATCAGGAAATAAACGTATCGCATCGGTATCCGTATTTTCCCGAAAAATAGCATGAAGAAGCGTGTGATAAAAGCCTGCTTTGGCAATGCCATGAAACGCACAGGCGATAAAGCCGTTATGATCTGTTTATACTGCGTCAGCTACTACAGACGGCCTTCAGCGAAAGTCCTAACTACTTAATTGCAAAAAACAACTGTGTTCAGTACCGGCGTGATCTTTACCTGACCGATACAGCGCAAAGTGGTCAAAAAATGACCCTTTTTTGCTGTATCGGTTATCGATCCACCTGTTTATCAAGATTGAATAAATGCTAACAGATCGGCATTAATCGTAGCGGCTTCGGTGGTTGGCATGCCATGCGGAAACCCCGGATACGAAATCAGTTTGCCATTTTTTAGTAGCGTTACAGCTTTAGCTCCGGTTAGCGGAAAAGGCACGATCTGGTCATCTTCTCCATGCATGACCAGTACGGGCACATCCACAGTCTGGAGGTCTTCGGTAAAATCCGTTTCAGAAAAAACTTTGATACAATCGTAGTGAGCTTTAATGGCTCCCATCATACCCTGGCGCCACCAGTTATCCCGAATAGCCTGCGAAACATTGGCTCCCTCCCGGTTGAAGCCAAAGAATGGAAGCGTAAAATCCTGAAAATATTGGGGTCGACGGGTTGCCGTTCCTTCGCGTATTTCATCAAATACGGACATCGGAATACCGTCTGGATTGGTTTCACTCTGCACCATAATGGGCGTTACGGCACTAATCAGCACGGCTTTCGCCACCCGACCCTGCCCATGTTTGGCCACATACCGAATCACCTCGCCACCACCCGTTGAATGGCCAATGTGTATGGCATCCTTTAGATCCAGAAAAGCGGTTAATTCAGCCACATCGGCAGCATAAGTATCCATATCGTGGCCATCCGCCGTTTGCGATGACCGGCCGTGTCCACGACGGTCGTGCGCAATCACACGATAACCTTTGTCGAGAAAAAACATCATCTGGGCATCCCAGTCATCGCCAGACAACGGCCAGCCGTGGTGAAAAACAATGGGTTGGCCCGTTCCCCAATCTTTGTAATAAATCTCGGTTCCGTCTTTTACTCGAATCGTGCTCATGTCGTTGCGTATGGTTTGTGATGGTTAAAAAATAGATGGAGCTTAATGAAATTACCGTTCACATTCAGCCAAAACACATTCCTGTATTTTCTGTCTGAAAGGCTTTCAGTCTGCTAATTAAACAAAGAATCTGTTTAAATTTTTGCGGTAATCGCTCTTTTGTCATTCCTCCTGCTACACCGGCAGACCGGTTAGGCTGAAAAAAAACCTCCCATTATAGCTCGATTAACGAACGCTAAAACAGCGTCAAAGACACTTTTTTTAGACCACAAAACCAAAAAAAACGTACGAACAAATCGTTAATAATCAGCCGACCTCCAAAACAATTGGGCCACGCTGCTTTGAACCTCCGTCAACTGGCCTACCCATTGCTCCATACCACGAGCAGTTTGCGCCAGCAGATAAACATTGCCCAGATCAGTACTTTCCCTTCATCGATTTGTTGGGCAATGCGGCATAAGAAGATAGTGTATAAAAATGTCAATCATTGCATTCCCCAAACTGGGCCTTTATCAAACCCGGTTTCTTAGGCAAACATTGTTTTCCTGCAATGTACCGTGCTATTCCTCGATCTCGAACGCCAGCAACACATTGCCGGGAATTTCGCCAAACAAACCGTAGCCCGAACTAACAAATACCATTCCATCAGCGACAACGGGCGACGGCCCGTCGATTGAGCCGCCTTTTCCTTTAATGCCGTTAACCGTCTGGTATTCTTTCATGGTATCATAATCCCACAGGATGGTGCCATCCGTAGCCGAATAGGCCCGCAGGTGTCCATCCAGTCCTCCGGCAAATACCAGACCAGGCATAGCCGTTGGGGCAGCGGAGTTAGCTTCCAGGCAGCCTTTCTTACCATTGCAGGAGGGGGCCGGAGTTTTCCAGACTATATCGCCGGTTGTCACATCAAGCGCAAACAGCCCCGGTGCCGGTTTAATTAACGAATCAACTTTAGGATTGATCGCATATTTGTTGTCAGCATTGGCAGCATAGACCAATTTTCCATCGGTAGCCATCCCCCAGTGAATGCCACCCAACGCACTGCCATGGCCAATGCGGGTTTGCCAGAGCACCTTGCCAGTGGAGGGCGAGAGGCCATATACGATACCAGACTTCTGACCGGCTACCAGTAAGTCCTGCCCGTTAGGCCGTTTTACCAGAATGGGAGCCATGCCAAAGTCAAAATCAGGCCCCACTTTGTCGGGGCAGTTCGGATTGCCGGGGCACGACATATTCCAGGT harbors:
- the rbsK gene encoding ribokinase encodes the protein MPSQILVVGSSNTDMVVKADKLPAPGETVIGGTFLMNPGGKGANQAVAIARLIEPLAGGSITFVAKVGNDIFGRQALSGFEREGINTSYILTDADNPSGVALINVDASGENCITVAPGSNANLQPIETEAALQAANSDALVLLQLEIPLPTVEYVIRKAAERGLRVILNPAPAQPLPADLFSNLFLITPNETEAELLTGIRVTDLPTAQQAAQKFHDMGVMNVVITLGSKGAYLHTSENRGQLIDAPLVKAIDTTAAGDCFNGALTVALSEGKTLPDAVAFACQAASISVTRMGAQASVPYRNEF
- a CDS encoding ADP-ribosylglycohydrolase family protein; protein product: MKKILLPIVAVAFLSATPVAVLPKKGPAPKSITMAKAAIQDKIKGGWAGQLIGCTFGGPTEFQFTGTMLNDYQPIPWYDGYMKHTMLNNPGLYDDIYMDLTFVDVFERKGLDAPVEEHAKAYANAGYMLWHANQAGRYNILNGMNAPESGHWLNNPHADDIDFQIEADFSGLMAPGMPNTAVQIGDPIGHIMNYGDGWYGGAFVGAMYSLAFVSGDVNYIVKEALKTIPAQSTFYQCIADVIKWHDQFPNDWKRNWFEIQRKWSDEVGCPEGVFRSFNIDAKINSAYIVLGLLYGGGDFTKTMEISTRAGQDSDCNPASAGGILGTMLGYDKIPAYWKQGLKEAEDIDFKYTTMSLNDVYAMGMKHALQVVERNGGKINGDQVTIALQTPKTVRFEQAFTGHYPVLVQHIRKDLTNEFTADFDGIGFVIKGEAKPKNRSSWGYESNFSFNAELYVDGRKLETANLPVDFTHRRYDLFWKYQLPKGKHTVRIKLLNPDPDHIVSLTDLLVYSDQPVKSKL
- a CDS encoding sulfatase, with the protein product MRYVYFLMGLLLLATAGLFSCKKEEAKRPNILFVLADDWSYPYAGIYGDTTIKTPNFDRLAEHGTVFSNAYCSSPSCTPSRAAILTGRYPHNLGEGVNLCGRLMHDIPTYVQILEKEGYSVAFDRKGWAPGDFLKMGYTKNPAGDSAKLGFKPFLDQLPAGKPFFFWFGTNDPHRPFDLNAGKQTGIDPQKIRLPAFLPDVPEVRGDVADYLSEVERFDREIGDLLKTLEDAGQLDNTIIVVTSDNGMPFPHAKANLYDYGTRVPMIISRFSGNESQPKRNDSFVNLLDLMPTFLDWAGVKQRPETDGISLVPVLTGEKAVHRSEVFLERERHCLCRAEFDYGAGYPMRAIRTSDYLYIRNFRPDRMPAGDETIPGTPSVYGDVDGGPTKIYMMDHRNDVAIKPLFALGFDKRPAEELYILKDDPYNLHNQVSNPQYAQIRKDLQSRLNTWMKDENDPRLNGGGDQIDTYESTTHAWITRTGIIFWDK
- a CDS encoding alpha/beta hydrolase; translation: MSTIRVKDGTEIYYKDWGTGQPIVFHHGWPLSGDDWDAQMMFFLDKGYRVIAHDRRGHGRSSQTADGHDMDTYAADVAELTAFLDLKDAIHIGHSTGGGEVIRYVAKHGQGRVAKAVLISAVTPIMVQSETNPDGIPMSVFDEIREGTATRRPQYFQDFTLPFFGFNREGANVSQAIRDNWWRQGMMGAIKAHYDCIKVFSETDFTEDLQTVDVPVLVMHGEDDQIVPFPLTGAKAVTLLKNGKLISYPGFPHGMPTTEAATINADLLAFIQS